Proteins from a single region of Novosphingobium sp. CECT 9465:
- a CDS encoding VOC family protein has protein sequence MVSAIPPVTLCLWYNGDAEEAATFYAATFPDSSVRSVNRAPADFPGGKAGTVLTVEFTVLGVPCIGLNGGPIFPHSEAFSFQVATDTQEETDAYWNAVVGNGGQESACGWCKDKWGLSWQITPRVLSEGMADPDPAVRQRVFETMMTMRKIDHAAIETARSGQG, from the coding sequence ATGGTCAGTGCCATCCCGCCTGTCACGCTGTGCCTGTGGTACAACGGCGATGCCGAAGAAGCGGCCACCTTCTATGCCGCCACCTTTCCCGACAGCAGCGTCCGCTCCGTCAATCGCGCCCCGGCGGATTTTCCCGGCGGCAAGGCCGGAACCGTGCTGACGGTGGAATTTACCGTGCTCGGCGTACCCTGCATTGGCCTCAACGGCGGCCCGATATTTCCGCACAGTGAAGCGTTCTCGTTTCAGGTCGCCACCGATACGCAGGAAGAAACCGATGCGTACTGGAACGCCGTCGTCGGCAACGGCGGGCAGGAAAGCGCCTGCGGCTGGTGCAAGGATAAATGGGGCCTGTCATGGCAGATCACCCCGCGCGTCCTGTCCGAAGGGATGGCTGATCCCGATCCCGCCGTGCGCCAGCGCGTGTTCGAAACGATGATGACCATGCGCAAGATCGATCATGCTGCGATCGAGACGGCAAGGTCGGGGCAGGGCTGA
- a CDS encoding glutathione S-transferase family protein: protein MLELYGHPFSSYTWKVLIALYANATPFTFRSVDPDCPENYARVQKASAQGKFPLLVDGDLELFETSVIIEHLALHHPGPAPLLPADPDEAIRVRMLDRVFDNYVMNTMQECVDEAIRHGTVSAEVRARVGERLVKSYRWIDTWLADYPMPATISLIECAAAPSLFYADWVHPMPADCIRLRAWRAHLLALPPVARCVDDARPYRSYFPLGAPDRD, encoded by the coding sequence ATGCTGGAACTCTATGGCCACCCGTTCTCGTCCTATACCTGGAAAGTGCTGATTGCGCTTTACGCCAACGCAACGCCGTTCACCTTCCGCTCGGTCGATCCCGATTGTCCCGAAAATTATGCGCGGGTGCAGAAGGCAAGCGCGCAAGGTAAATTTCCGCTGCTGGTCGATGGGGATCTCGAATTGTTCGAAACGAGCGTCATCATCGAACATCTGGCGCTGCATCATCCCGGCCCCGCACCATTGCTGCCCGCCGATCCAGATGAAGCCATTCGTGTGCGGATGCTTGATCGGGTGTTCGACAATTACGTGATGAACACGATGCAGGAATGCGTCGATGAGGCCATCCGCCATGGTACGGTGTCCGCTGAAGTGCGCGCCCGTGTGGGTGAACGTCTGGTCAAAAGCTATCGCTGGATCGATACCTGGCTGGCAGATTATCCGATGCCCGCCACTATCAGCCTGATTGAATGCGCCGCTGCCCCTTCGCTGTTCTATGCCGATTGGGTGCATCCGATGCCGGCCGATTGCATACGTCTGCGCGCCTGGCGAGCGCACCTGCTGGCGCTGCCGCCGGTGGCCCGCTGCGTCGACGATGCCCGGCCCTATCGCAGCTATTTCCCGCTCGGCGCACCCGATCGCGATTGA
- a CDS encoding SRPBCC family protein, with protein sequence MNELSISRHIAASPEKVWDVLTNRQEEWWCPKPWYITIIEQDRRPGGRSAMMMHGPDGEEVPQDGIYLAWDEGRRFISTDAVTADFMPSGPFMIGIWEITPEGTGTRYTASARHWTEEAMKQHAEMGFEQGWGACADQLQALCEAD encoded by the coding sequence ATGAATGAACTCTCGATCTCCCGCCATATCGCCGCATCGCCCGAAAAGGTGTGGGATGTCCTGACCAACCGGCAGGAGGAATGGTGGTGCCCGAAACCCTGGTACATCACGATCATCGAACAGGACCGCCGCCCCGGTGGCCGCAGCGCGATGATGATGCACGGCCCGGACGGCGAAGAAGTGCCGCAGGACGGCATCTACCTCGCGTGGGATGAAGGGCGCAGGTTCATCTCCACCGATGCCGTCACCGCAGATTTCATGCCGTCGGGTCCGTTCATGATCGGCATCTGGGAAATCACGCCCGAAGGCACCGGCACCCGCTATACCGCGAGCGCCCGCCACTGGACCGAAGAGGCCATGAAGCAGCATGCGGAAATGGGCTTTGAGCAGGGCTGGGGCGCCTGCGCCGATCAGTTGCAGGCGCTCTGCGAAGCTGATTGA
- a CDS encoding cyclic nucleotide-binding domain-containing protein, with product MGEVMHGSPQLAGFDAQEWRALLDHAVPFAVGAQETLFRQGDAPGALFLVERGRLQIATRLPGDEAAVVSIIRPGELVGEFALLDDGPRSAHVTALEDTAGLAIGRSRFLALFADGMPWAVRLGAALRRLLASRTRATLGRIVAEGQFDPGALRQYHSCPAPTPARADARALAAGLARLAHTGDIAGHGAVMRAQAGATLVQPGEAQDGLHLILRGAARAGVLRGAMQEQVFVFGPGCFVGLTGYSDGRGQPLLVTAAEESLLVHLPSTCLAALDRDPPPWLPALHAAMGRQMVQDQRRANRHLGRSLALDRFNHAGETA from the coding sequence ATGGGAGAGGTTATGCACGGCTCGCCGCAACTGGCGGGCTTCGATGCGCAGGAATGGCGCGCACTGCTCGATCATGCGGTGCCATTTGCCGTGGGCGCGCAGGAAACCCTGTTCCGTCAGGGCGATGCGCCGGGGGCGCTGTTTCTGGTTGAACGCGGTAGGCTGCAAATCGCTACGCGCCTGCCGGGGGATGAAGCCGCTGTCGTCTCGATCATTCGCCCCGGTGAACTGGTTGGCGAATTTGCCCTGCTTGATGACGGCCCGCGCTCCGCCCATGTCACCGCGCTTGAGGACACCGCAGGGCTTGCCATCGGGCGCAGCCGCTTCCTCGCGCTGTTTGCCGATGGAATGCCATGGGCCGTGCGCCTGGGCGCTGCCTTACGGCGTCTCTTGGCTTCGCGCACCCGCGCCACGCTTGGACGGATCGTGGCCGAAGGCCAGTTCGATCCGGGGGCGCTGCGGCAGTATCATTCATGTCCGGCGCCAACGCCTGCCAGGGCGGATGCGCGAGCGCTGGCGGCGGGGCTTGCGCGGCTGGCGCACACTGGGGACATTGCCGGGCACGGTGCGGTTATGCGTGCGCAGGCCGGGGCCACACTTGTCCAGCCCGGCGAAGCGCAGGACGGCCTGCACCTCATCCTCCGCGGCGCTGCGCGGGCCGGGGTCTTGCGCGGCGCGATGCAGGAACAGGTATTCGTGTTCGGCCCCGGCTGTTTCGTCGGCCTGACCGGATACAGTGACGGTCGCGGCCAGCCGCTGCTGGTGACGGCGGCCGAAGAATCGCTGCTGGTGCATCTGCCCAGCACCTGTCTTGCCGCGCTGGATCGCGATCCGCCGCCATGGCTCCCTGCGCTGCATGCCGCGATGGGGCGGCAAATGGTGCAGGACCAGCGTCGCGCCAATCGCCACCTCGGCCGTTCACTCGCGCTTGATCGCTTCAATCACGCGGGGGAGACCGCCTGA
- a CDS encoding class II glutamine amidotransferase, whose protein sequence is MCRIVSYLGSPVLLGNLLYAPDSSLLTQTIGAQMLHMLNLAGFGMAAWDTASHEPHQPFRYRTTQVALFDRNLKALADKLRPSALLAHIRGVPYNSSVQVNEQNCHPFRFEGVPLSMAHNGDLAGFRDMRFDLVPHIRPEFARQIEGSTDSEWIYALVVSALADPHEINEPDAILSAIRRALAVLREVRARHGITRSSSANLMFCDGVNLVAVRFTFDFGRFDAAQLQGTSEYLSMWYTFGRDYGLHDGEWKLTGGAAGADSVIVASEPLTRDFATWIEVPEYSALLVRRDGLRRRAEIHALEV, encoded by the coding sequence ATGTGCCGCATCGTCAGCTATCTCGGCAGCCCGGTCCTGCTCGGCAACCTCCTCTATGCGCCCGATTCCTCGCTGCTGACCCAGACCATCGGTGCGCAGATGCTACACATGCTGAATCTGGCGGGCTTCGGCATGGCGGCGTGGGACACGGCCAGTCACGAACCGCACCAGCCGTTCCGCTATCGCACCACGCAAGTCGCGCTGTTCGACCGTAACCTCAAGGCGCTGGCCGACAAGCTGCGTCCTTCCGCCCTGCTCGCCCACATTCGCGGTGTGCCTTATAACTCCTCGGTTCAGGTCAACGAACAGAACTGTCACCCCTTCCGGTTCGAAGGGGTGCCGCTATCCATGGCGCACAATGGCGATCTGGCGGGGTTCCGCGACATGCGCTTCGATCTCGTTCCGCATATCCGCCCCGAATTCGCCCGGCAGATCGAGGGATCGACCGACAGCGAATGGATCTACGCGCTGGTCGTCTCCGCGCTTGCCGATCCGCACGAAATCAACGAGCCTGACGCCATCCTTTCCGCGATCCGCCGCGCGCTGGCCGTGCTGCGCGAAGTACGGGCGCGGCACGGCATCACCCGGTCGAGTTCGGCAAACCTGATGTTCTGTGATGGCGTCAATCTGGTTGCCGTGCGCTTTACCTTCGATTTCGGCCGCTTCGATGCCGCACAGTTGCAAGGCACCAGCGAATACCTTTCGATGTGGTACACCTTCGGCCGCGATTACGGGTTGCACGATGGCGAATGGAAACTGACCGGCGGTGCGGCAGGCGCAGACAGCGTGATTGTCGCTTCCGAACCGCTCACCCGCGATTTTGCCACATGGATCGAAGTGCCTGAATATTCGGCGCTTCTCGTGCGCAGGGACGGGTTGCGACGCAGAGCGGAGATACACGCGCTGGAAGTCTGA
- a CDS encoding PQQ-dependent dehydrogenase, methanol/ethanol family: MRNLLAGLLLGLAACSLGGATPLTEGAGSQWTSPGGDSGKTHHSRLTAINAENVGTIGLAWAADLGTLRGQEATPVMVDGVLYTSGTTGRAYAFDAATGKELWRFEPEVDMQVNRTVCCDMVNRGVAVARGKVFVAALDGWMYALDARTGAVVWKTDFIEDRQRGDNSTGAPEVAGDVVIVGMSGAEYDVRGYVTALDLDTGKLRWRWHVVPSDPRLGPQESPELEAALKTWDVGSRWDIGGGGSPWDAIAFDPETGFVLVGTGNGGPYATSKRSPAGGDNLYLASIVALDPKTGRMKWHYQETPGDNWDFTATQPMILTRMSIDGQDRPVVLHAPKNGYLYILDRRDGKLLRANPIVRTNWAKGIDANGRPILDPEAADYTTGPRIVFPATTGARNWHPASYDPATGLYIAAVLDMGNLIFMTDGQKPYKARGLNNDAALIFTPDVKEALATFPPAFGDAVRKSPAYAEALKNPASAQVRAIDPLTGKTVWAADTAGWQDRGGVLTTASGLTIYGGVTGKLFVRETRTGKLLKEIETGTAIMAAPMTYEIGGVQYIAVMAGWGGGGYPFVPRYSAAYTRSNMNRLLVFRLGGGKVPMPDMRPALEVAPAAPAQAPGVTAQTIARGQGLFFGNCAICHANQPRSITPDLRRMQQPTHELFREIVLEGLLVPNGMPRWNDLLTPDDADAIHAYLIDLQGQTRKDELEKQKAGKPLDGPSLTILSNY, translated from the coding sequence ATGCGCAACCTCTTGGCAGGCCTGCTCCTCGGCCTCGCCGCCTGCTCGCTCGGTGGCGCAACCCCGTTGACCGAAGGCGCGGGCAGTCAATGGACCAGCCCCGGCGGCGATAGCGGCAAGACTCACCATTCGCGCCTGACCGCGATCAACGCCGAAAATGTCGGCACAATCGGCCTCGCATGGGCGGCAGACCTCGGCACCCTGCGCGGGCAGGAGGCGACGCCGGTCATGGTCGATGGTGTGCTTTACACATCGGGCACCACCGGCCGCGCCTATGCCTTCGATGCCGCCACTGGAAAGGAACTCTGGCGGTTCGAACCTGAGGTCGACATGCAGGTCAACCGCACCGTGTGCTGCGACATGGTCAATCGCGGGGTGGCCGTGGCGCGCGGCAAGGTATTCGTCGCGGCGCTCGATGGCTGGATGTATGCGCTGGATGCCCGGACCGGCGCGGTAGTGTGGAAGACCGATTTCATCGAAGACCGCCAGCGCGGCGACAATTCAACCGGTGCGCCCGAAGTGGCGGGCGATGTCGTGATCGTGGGAATGAGCGGCGCTGAATACGACGTGCGCGGTTATGTCACCGCGCTCGATCTGGACACCGGCAAGCTGCGCTGGCGCTGGCATGTGGTGCCGTCCGATCCCAGGCTGGGGCCGCAGGAATCGCCGGAACTCGAAGCCGCGCTGAAGACGTGGGACGTGGGCAGCCGCTGGGATATTGGAGGCGGCGGCTCGCCGTGGGACGCGATTGCGTTCGACCCGGAAACCGGCTTCGTGCTGGTCGGCACCGGCAATGGCGGGCCTTATGCGACATCGAAGCGCTCGCCTGCGGGGGGTGACAACCTCTATCTCGCCAGCATCGTCGCGCTCGACCCGAAAACGGGGCGGATGAAATGGCACTATCAGGAGACGCCCGGCGACAACTGGGATTTCACCGCCACGCAGCCGATGATCCTGACGCGAATGTCGATCGACGGGCAGGACCGACCGGTCGTGCTTCACGCGCCCAAGAACGGCTATCTCTACATTCTGGACAGGCGCGACGGCAAACTGCTGCGCGCCAATCCGATCGTGCGGACGAACTGGGCCAAGGGCATCGATGCGAATGGGCGTCCAATCCTTGACCCGGAAGCCGCCGATTACACCACCGGCCCCAGGATCGTGTTCCCCGCCACCACCGGCGCGCGCAACTGGCATCCGGCCAGCTACGATCCTGCCACCGGGCTATATATCGCCGCAGTGCTGGACATGGGCAACCTGATCTTCATGACCGATGGCCAGAAGCCGTACAAGGCGCGCGGATTGAACAACGATGCCGCGCTGATCTTCACGCCCGATGTCAAGGAAGCGCTGGCCACATTCCCGCCCGCGTTCGGCGATGCGGTGCGCAAATCGCCCGCCTATGCCGAGGCGCTGAAGAACCCCGCCAGCGCGCAAGTCCGCGCCATCGATCCGCTGACCGGCAAGACGGTGTGGGCCGCCGATACGGCAGGCTGGCAGGATCGGGGCGGGGTGCTCACCACCGCCAGCGGCCTCACCATTTATGGCGGCGTTACCGGCAAGCTGTTTGTGCGCGAGACGCGCACCGGCAAGCTGCTCAAGGAGATCGAAACCGGCACCGCGATCATGGCCGCACCGATGACTTACGAAATCGGCGGCGTGCAATATATTGCCGTCATGGCAGGGTGGGGCGGCGGCGGCTATCCTTTCGTGCCGCGTTATTCGGCGGCCTACACGCGCAGCAACATGAACCGGCTGCTGGTGTTCAGGCTGGGCGGCGGCAAGGTGCCTATGCCCGATATGCGCCCTGCGCTCGAAGTCGCGCCTGCCGCACCGGCACAGGCGCCCGGCGTCACCGCGCAAACCATCGCGCGGGGGCAGGGCCTGTTTTTCGGCAATTGTGCGATATGCCACGCCAACCAGCCGCGATCGATCACCCCGGACTTGCGCCGTATGCAGCAGCCCACGCACGAGCTGTTTCGCGAAATCGTGCTCGAAGGTCTGCTCGTCCCCAATGGCATGCCGCGCTGGAACGACCTTCTCACGCCCGACGATGCCGATGCGATCCACGCCTACCTGATCGACCTGCAGGGCCAGACCCGCAAGGACGAACTGGAAAAGCAAAAGGCCGGAAAGCCGCTCGACGGACCAAGCCTGACCATTCTTTCGAACTATTGA
- a CDS encoding DUF3237 domain-containing protein — protein sequence MDFSTLDNPRLEFAFACRLRFSRVQMVPDLPSGGMRSAVYVDEGEFEGPRLKGRAVPNSGGDYAFFRPDDTAVFDARYVLEVDDGTLIYMQNKGFLWGREPGTMDRLRAWAFADGAPVPHAEYYLRAQPSFETSIGKHDWLTRYVFIGVGERRPDGNFVKYYALT from the coding sequence ATGGATTTCTCCACACTTGACAATCCCCGCCTCGAATTCGCCTTTGCCTGCCGACTGCGCTTCAGCCGCGTGCAGATGGTGCCTGATCTGCCGTCAGGCGGAATGCGCAGCGCGGTCTATGTCGACGAGGGTGAATTTGAGGGGCCACGGTTGAAAGGCAGGGCGGTGCCCAATTCGGGCGGTGATTATGCCTTTTTCCGTCCCGACGACACCGCGGTTTTCGACGCGCGCTATGTGCTTGAGGTCGATGACGGCACCCTGATCTACATGCAGAACAAGGGCTTCCTGTGGGGCCGCGAGCCGGGCACGATGGACCGGCTGCGCGCATGGGCCTTTGCCGACGGAGCGCCGGTGCCGCACGCCGAATACTATCTTCGCGCCCAGCCCAGCTTCGAAACCAGCATCGGCAAGCACGATTGGTTGACGCGGTACGTGTTCATTGGCGTGGGCGAGCGCAGGCCCGATGGAAATTTCGTGAAGTATTACGCGCTGACGTGA
- a CDS encoding FAD-binding oxidoreductase, protein MKLHLPPRVSPRQFQSAMTAFAGVVGKDWVMNSDADRDAYADTYAPGSTEEWPASAAVAPVSVDEVRAIVRLANEYKVPLWPVARGKNLGYGTAAPRMEGSVVMDLGRMNKVLELDHGLAYCVVEPGVGFFDLYDRIQREKAPLWLSVPGNAWGSVLGNALEHGIGYTSYGLHARNLCGIEAVLPDGDLLRTGMGAMKDNPAWHLFPMSYGPTWDLAFSQSNLGVVTKAGVWLQPAPETSLELVWDIPKVDDISWVIDTITPLKISGLIDQNVFIPSWLGKMVLKGQRRDFWDKPSAIPEWRVAELLKQYKLGYWQVALRLYGEEPVVKARAEVVKAAMKRHLDASPQENWWRQGDPVGQYEITMGVPSAVPLQMSDWIGGRGAHMGFSPVVPATGKHVLDQMHRSRKIIADFDVDFYASFTIGGRFANNVNMLMYDRDNADEVLKMRKLFDALIVDTAKAGYAEYRTHLGWMDPVMETFDFNSHALRRFDERVKSALDPNGIIAPGKQGVWPANYANMRGSSYKGGQ, encoded by the coding sequence GTGAAGCTTCACCTTCCCCCCCGCGTCAGCCCCAGACAGTTCCAGTCCGCGATGACCGCCTTTGCCGGCGTCGTCGGCAAGGACTGGGTGATGAACAGCGACGCCGACCGCGATGCCTATGCCGATACTTACGCCCCCGGCAGCACCGAAGAATGGCCTGCATCGGCCGCCGTCGCGCCTGTCAGCGTGGACGAAGTGCGCGCGATCGTGCGGCTGGCGAACGAATACAAGGTGCCGCTGTGGCCGGTCGCGCGCGGCAAGAACCTGGGCTACGGCACGGCTGCCCCGCGCATGGAAGGCAGCGTGGTCATGGACCTGGGGCGCATGAACAAGGTGCTCGAACTCGATCATGGGCTGGCCTATTGCGTGGTCGAACCGGGCGTCGGGTTTTTCGATCTTTATGACCGGATACAGCGCGAAAAGGCACCGTTATGGCTTTCGGTTCCGGGCAATGCCTGGGGTTCTGTGCTGGGCAACGCGCTGGAACACGGCATTGGCTATACGTCCTACGGGCTGCACGCGCGCAATCTGTGCGGGATCGAGGCGGTGTTGCCCGATGGCGATCTGCTGCGCACCGGCATGGGCGCGATGAAGGACAATCCCGCGTGGCACCTGTTTCCGATGAGCTACGGCCCGACGTGGGATCTGGCGTTTTCGCAATCCAACCTCGGTGTGGTCACAAAGGCGGGCGTGTGGTTGCAGCCTGCGCCGGAGACATCGCTTGAACTCGTTTGGGATATTCCCAAAGTCGATGATATTTCATGGGTGATCGACACGATCACGCCGCTCAAGATATCCGGCCTGATCGACCAGAACGTGTTCATCCCGTCATGGCTGGGCAAGATGGTGCTGAAAGGCCAGCGCCGCGACTTCTGGGACAAGCCCTCCGCCATTCCCGAATGGCGCGTGGCCGAACTGCTCAAGCAGTACAAGCTGGGCTACTGGCAGGTTGCGCTGCGCCTTTATGGTGAAGAGCCGGTGGTCAAGGCGCGTGCCGAAGTGGTCAAGGCCGCGATGAAGCGGCACCTTGACGCTTCGCCGCAGGAGAACTGGTGGCGGCAGGGCGATCCCGTAGGTCAGTATGAAATCACGATGGGCGTACCATCAGCGGTGCCCTTGCAGATGTCCGACTGGATCGGCGGACGCGGGGCGCACATGGGCTTTTCGCCCGTGGTCCCTGCTACCGGCAAGCATGTGCTCGATCAGATGCACCGCAGCCGCAAGATCATCGCGGATTTCGATGTCGATTTCTACGCCAGCTTCACCATCGGCGGACGCTTTGCCAACAACGTCAACATGCTGATGTACGATCGCGACAACGCGGACGAAGTGCTCAAGATGCGCAAGCTTTTCGATGCGCTGATCGTCGACACCGCCAAGGCGGGCTACGCCGAATATCGCACGCACCTTGGTTGGATGGACCCGGTGATGGAGACCTTCGATTTCAACAGCCACGCCTTGCGCCGCTTCGACGAAAGGGTGAAATCCGCGCTCGATCCCAACGGCATCATTGCGCCGGGCAAACAGGGCGTCTGGCCTGCAAATTACGCGAACATGCGCGGGTCTTCCTACAAGGGAGGGCAGTGA
- a CDS encoding cytochrome c gives MKRIVLAAAVLAFSAAAYAQGTAALPPPPGGPPPMPPYILRPLAPDGDRLKPGRDGKALFEVHCGYCHLVGGMGTNLLTKQQMLAGNPPEKGLLSNRDDLTAEYVKSVVRMGKGAMPQQTRVDLTDAELDAVAVYLGKAG, from the coding sequence ATGAAGCGCATCGTTCTGGCCGCCGCGGTCCTTGCGTTCAGCGCCGCAGCTTATGCGCAAGGTACGGCAGCACTCCCTCCACCCCCCGGCGGTCCCCCGCCGATGCCGCCGTACATCTTGCGCCCGCTTGCGCCTGATGGCGATCGCCTGAAGCCAGGTCGCGATGGCAAGGCGCTGTTCGAAGTACATTGCGGCTACTGCCACCTTGTCGGCGGGATGGGCACCAACCTGTTGACCAAGCAGCAGATGCTGGCGGGCAATCCGCCGGAAAAGGGCCTGCTTTCCAACCGTGACGATCTGACCGCCGAGTACGTCAAGTCCGTGGTCCGCATGGGCAAGGGCGCCATGCCGCAGCAGACCAGGGTGGACCTGACTGACGCGGAGCTTGATGCCGTGGCGGTATATCTTGGAAAGGCTGGCTGA
- a CDS encoding glutathione S-transferase family protein translates to MDEVALYHWEPNANSGKPMLALMEKGVPFVSHYTDMLQFDQHKPEYLAINPQGTIPAMTHHAKDGRRVLTESTAIMEYVNEQFAGPDLMPGDPQDRWRVRWWMKFMDQWLGPSFSMIGWSVFVGPMVRQRDPAELEAAIDRIPMPERRVAWRKAISGSFSESEMAESRRRVALGIAMLEEELGKRPYVGSNQYTLADINIFNSTYSLPMSQPDLAGKEKTPNIMRWLKRVYQRDAVKQTWAMGKTDLATRYGLIMAEIEA, encoded by the coding sequence ATGGACGAAGTAGCCCTCTATCATTGGGAACCCAACGCCAACTCCGGCAAGCCGATGCTGGCGCTGATGGAAAAGGGTGTTCCCTTTGTCAGCCACTACACGGACATGCTGCAGTTCGATCAGCACAAGCCGGAATATCTCGCGATCAATCCGCAGGGCACGATCCCGGCGATGACGCATCATGCCAAGGATGGCAGGCGCGTGCTGACCGAGAGCACCGCAATCATGGAATACGTGAACGAGCAGTTCGCCGGGCCAGACCTGATGCCGGGTGATCCGCAGGACAGGTGGCGCGTCCGCTGGTGGATGAAGTTCATGGACCAGTGGCTTGGCCCCAGCTTCTCGATGATCGGCTGGAGCGTGTTCGTCGGCCCGATGGTGCGGCAGCGCGATCCTGCCGAACTCGAAGCCGCGATTGATCGCATCCCGATGCCCGAACGGCGCGTGGCCTGGCGCAAGGCGATCAGCGGCAGCTTTTCGGAAAGCGAAATGGCAGAAAGCCGCCGCCGCGTGGCGCTGGGCATTGCCATGCTGGAGGAGGAACTGGGCAAGCGGCCCTATGTCGGGTCGAACCAGTACACGCTGGCCGACATCAACATCTTCAACAGCACTTATTCACTGCCGATGTCGCAGCCCGATCTGGCGGGCAAGGAGAAGACGCCGAATATCATGCGCTGGCTCAAGCGTGTCTATCAGCGCGATGCGGTGAAGCAGACATGGGCGATGGGCAAGACGGACCTTGCCACGCGCTACGGCCTGATCATGGCGGAGATCGAAGCATGA
- a CDS encoding glutathione S-transferase family protein encodes MSAVLYHGEPNGASLTVLAALEEAGLALECRHIDLLAGERHALPGVTENIAIDLGVEGEGPVLVANGEAMTESVFLAQYIDEAAGGAGLQPTDAYAHWEMMMWCRQITERLSPAAALLGNLATSQAMIAAIPAQDFATLTSRIVSDDLRERWQALHDDAIDAAQIADSEAKVMATVERCETQLGDGREWLMGPFSIADLVTYSWLAGMRLLRPDAFDNAARTNAWLDRVAARPAVIAALARSTVSEPLRVFAPGPEINRWG; translated from the coding sequence ATGAGCGCTGTTCTTTATCACGGCGAACCCAACGGCGCATCGCTGACCGTGCTGGCCGCGCTGGAAGAGGCGGGCCTTGCGCTGGAATGCCGCCACATCGACCTGCTTGCGGGCGAGCGTCATGCCTTGCCCGGCGTGACCGAAAATATTGCCATCGACCTTGGTGTCGAAGGCGAAGGACCGGTGCTGGTGGCCAACGGAGAGGCGATGACCGAATCCGTGTTTCTGGCGCAATATATCGACGAAGCCGCAGGTGGTGCAGGGCTGCAACCGACCGATGCCTATGCGCATTGGGAAATGATGATGTGGTGCCGCCAGATCACTGAGCGGCTTTCGCCCGCTGCGGCGCTGCTCGGCAATCTGGCGACGTCGCAGGCCATGATTGCGGCGATTCCGGCACAGGATTTCGCCACGCTGACATCGCGCATCGTTTCGGACGACTTGCGCGAACGCTGGCAGGCGCTGCACGACGATGCCATCGACGCAGCCCAGATTGCCGATAGCGAAGCCAAAGTCATGGCAACTGTCGAGCGCTGCGAAACGCAGCTCGGCGATGGCCGCGAATGGCTGATGGGGCCGTTCTCGATTGCCGATCTTGTTACTTATTCATGGCTGGCGGGGATGCGCCTTTTGCGCCCCGATGCTTTCGACAATGCTGCGCGCACCAACGCCTGGCTTGATCGGGTCGCCGCGCGGCCAGCGGTGATCGCCGCGCTTGCCCGCAGCACTGTTTCAGAACCGCTTCGGGTCTTTGCACCGGGGCCAGAAATCAACCGTTGGGGATAA